The genomic stretch CAGAGTTTCTTGAAAGGTTTGAATCGCTTCACATGGCAATTTGGATAATGGGCATATTTCTTAAAATCACATATTTCATGTACATTCTTCTTACTACAGTGCAGGAGCTGAGAAACACTGCAGACCATTTTGCATATGCAATTCCTTTTACATCTGTGCTTGCACCCTTTGTTTTTTATATAATTCCTAATTTTTTGTCCCTTGACAGGTTTATGAGCTATAAGTATTTTACACTGTACTCGTACATCTTCATATTTTTCATACCGCTTTTTACCCTTATATTTGCAAAAATAAAGCTGAGGGCGAGAAAAAAATGAAAAAGTTTGTATTTTATTTAACACTGATTTTATTAACATTAGCCTTTCTGACAGGTTGCTGGAATAGAAAAGAACTCAACGATATATTGATTGTTCAGGCAGTTGGAATTGACAAAAACCAAAGTGGACAGTTCAAACTCACATATCAGGTATTAAAACCAAAGGTGCTCAAAACTCCGACAAATATACCTTCCAGTTCTCAGCAAAAAGGAGTGTGGTGCTTTTCTTCAACAGGCAAAAGCATATTTGATGCTATTCGAAATGCAACACTTTCGTCAGACAAAAAACTTTTCTTTTCACACAACAAGATTATTGTTATTAGCGAAAAAGTTGCACATCAAGGAATTGAAAATGTTCTTGACATATTCTTAAGATATCATGAATTTCGTCCAGATGCGTATCTAATTGTTACTTCAGATGACATTGAAAAATTCTTAAATTCAAATGTCCCAATAGAGTCAATACCTGCAAAAGAACTTGAAAATGTAATAAAAAATTATTTTGCAAACTCAAAAACGCTTCCTATTAGCATATATGAGTTTCAAAAGATGTCAAATACTAAGTCAAAAACTGCACCTGTCCCATTTGTGACAATAAAATCACCATTAAAACAATCTTCACAATCACAGATGTTTTACGTAGAAAAAATGGCTGTGTTTAGCAACTATAAACTTGTAGGGTATCTTACACACGAGGAGTTAAGAGGACTTTTGTGGGCAGCTGGTAAAATAAAAAGAGGGATATATCCCGTAAAGCTTGGAAAAGACATATTTTCTTTAGAACTTATTCAAAGCGGGAGCAACATCAATGTTAAAAGAAAACTTGGTAAAGCTTTTTTCACCCTGCAAATAACCACAGAGACAAACCTTGGTGAAAAATATTCAAACTCTTATATCTCAAGTTCATTGGTTGAAAAAATAAAAAAAGAGTTTAGTAAATCTATCAGAAACGATGTTCAGAAGGTATTGAAAAAATCGTTTGAACTCAATTGCGATATTCTGCACCTTGGCGATATTTATTACTCTTCATACAAAAAGCCTTTAAATTTTGACAAAAATTCTGTTTCGGTCTCAATTGTTGTAAAGCCTTTCATAAGACGATTTGGTATGATGAAAGAATGAAATTAAAGGAGAAAAAAGGCCATGAACATAGGATTTATAGTTATTGTTTACATGCTACTTTTTGCTACAGAATATTTTATCTTAAAAAGAAGGTATCTGCAAAAAGAAATGTTTTTTACAAGCATTTTAATTTTCACAGGGCTTTTACTCAGTTTAATCCTAAACATCAAGAAAAACGTGCCAAATCCGCACATTTTGATTGAAAAGCTATTTGACAAGCTATTTTCTCAATTTATGTAAACACGAAACTTAAAAACCCTCAAAAATAACTCAAAAAATTTTTCACAGAAAAAACTATGTTTACTTACTTTTTTAAAACTCATTCTTTTTTCTGCACCTTCATAAGACAATCCTTCTTAAAAAAGT from Caldicellulosiruptor kronotskyensis 2002 encodes the following:
- a CDS encoding Ger(x)C family spore germination protein, which gives rise to MKKFVFYLTLILLTLAFLTGCWNRKELNDILIVQAVGIDKNQSGQFKLTYQVLKPKVLKTPTNIPSSSQQKGVWCFSSTGKSIFDAIRNATLSSDKKLFFSHNKIIVISEKVAHQGIENVLDIFLRYHEFRPDAYLIVTSDDIEKFLNSNVPIESIPAKELENVIKNYFANSKTLPISIYEFQKMSNTKSKTAPVPFVTIKSPLKQSSQSQMFYVEKMAVFSNYKLVGYLTHEELRGLLWAAGKIKRGIYPVKLGKDIFSLELIQSGSNINVKRKLGKAFFTLQITTETNLGEKYSNSYISSSLVEKIKKEFSKSIRNDVQKVLKKSFELNCDILHLGDIYYSSYKKPLNFDKNSVSVSIVVKPFIRRFGMMKE